The sequence CCGCTTCGTCCGACATCGCATCCCTCATGATGCCGGAAGATGGACGAGGCGGGGCGCCGATGCAACCGGCGTACGGGCCGGCGCACGACAACTCCCGCGCGGGACCGTCCGCTTACGTCAGCAGGACCAGCGACAGGGCCGGGAAGGCGTTGATGGCGATCAGCGCAACCACCCGCATCCCGTAGAAGGGCAGCACCCCCTTCACGATGGAATGGAGCGGCATCTTGGTGATGCGGCTCATCACGAACAGGTTCAGGCCGACCGGCGGCGTCAGGGTCGCCACCTCCACCAGCGCGGTCATGATGACGGCGAAGTGGATCGGGTTCACCCCCACCGCCTGGGCCATCGGGAACAGGATCGGCGCCAGCAGCACGATCATCGACACGCCGTCCAGGAACATCCCGATGACGAGCAGCAGCAGATTGACCGCCAGCAGGAACTCGAAGGGGGAGACCTGCGCCTCCTTGAGCATCGCGGTCAGCTCGGCGGACAGGCCGAGGCGGGTCAGCACCGCGGTCAGCAGGCCGGAGCCGAGCAGCACGCCGTAGATCATCACCGTCTGGAGGACCGACTCCCGCGCCGTCTCCCACACCGCGGCGAGGTTGGCCGTGCGGTAGACCATTGTCACCAGGACGACCGCGTAGATGGCGGCCAGGGCCGACACCTCGGTCGGAGTGAACCAGCCCATGTAGATCGTGCCGATGATGAGCACCGGCATCATCAGCGCCCCGGCGGCACCCGGCAGGCGCCGGCCGAAGCCCTTCCAGTCCGGGCGCTCGCCGACATGGCCGTAGCCCTTGACCCGGCTGACGATCAGCGTGGTGAGGCCGAGCAGGAACGCCTCGAACAGGCCGGGCACGATGCCGGCGATGAACAGGTCGGTGATCGGCAGGCCGACGATGGAGCCGATCAGGATGAAGGTCAGCGACGGCGGGATCATCAGGCCCAGCGTGCCGCAGACCGCGACCAGCGAGGCGGCGAAGCGGGGCGGGTAGCCCTCCCTCGGCATCAGCTTCACCGCCGCCGGGCCGAGCGCCACGGCGCAGGCCACCGACGAGCCGTTGACCGCGGCGAAGAACACGCTGGACATGGCCAGCGCCAGGGCGATGCCGCCGCGGAAGTAGCGGATGATCGTCCCGACCAGCTCCAGGATGACCAGGGCGAGGTTGCCGCGCGACATCAGGTTGCCGGCGAAGATGAAGAACGGGATGCAGACCAGCGCGTATTTGTCCACGGAATCCCAGGCCATCTGCGCGACCAGGACGACCGGGATGTTGAAGTTGAAGGTCAGCAGGCCGACCGCGATGACGCCCAGCGCCAGCGCGATGTGCACGCCCGCGGCCACGAAGAACAGCAGGCTGACGACGGCTACGATGGTGGTCATGGTGTTTCCTCCCCTTTTTCAGCCGTCGTTCAGAGATTCTCGCCCTCGACGGGCGGATCGGGATCGTGGCCGCGCAGCAGCAGGATGATGTTGCCGACGAAGGCGAAGCCGTAGAGCACCCCGCCCAGCGGCAGCACCAGCCGGACCGTCCAGAGCGGCAGGTCGAGGTTGGATTCCGTGAACATGCCGATGGCCTGGAGGTGAGCGACCTCCTGCACGCCGGCGATCACCAGAAGCACGCTGAAGGCCAGCCCGATCAGGCTGTTCAACCAGGCGAAGGCCAGCCGCACCCGGTGCGGCATCATGTTCAGCAGCAGGTCCATGCGGATGTAGTGGCCGTGCCGCGTGCCGACTCCCAGCGACAGCAGGACGCTCCACACCACCAGGAAGCGGACCAGCTCCTCCGCCCACCAGTGGCTTTCCGACAGGAGGGAGCGGCTGGACGCCTCGTAGAACATGAAGCCGATGGCCGCCATCATCAGGATCGTGGCGACGTTCAGAAGGATGCGGTCCTCGATGAAGCTCCACCAGCCCGGCAGGCCGCGGCCCGGCGACGAGGCGGCGTCCGCCGCGGGCGACGTCGCCTGGTTGTGCGGGGCCGCGGAGGTCGCCGCGGACGTCAATGTATCGGTTCCCGGCATGGGTGGAACTCCCTTCACGAGAAGACCTGGGTCTGGGGGACGCGGCTCAGCCAGCCGGTGGCGCGCTCGTAGGCGTCGGCGATGCGCAGCAGCGTGGACTCCGCCTGCGGGCGGCCAATGAGCTGCATGGCGATGGGCATCCCGTCCGGATCGAAGCCGGCGGGCGTGACGAGCGCCGGCAGACCGAGGTAGGAGACCGGACGGGTCAGCGCCGCCACCCCGGCGACCACCGCGGCCATCGCCGGCCCGGCGCCCACGTCGGTCTGGGCGGCGGTCGGCACGCGGCCGCGCAGGGCGGCGACGAACAGCGCGTCGCACCGGGCGAAGGGGCCGTCGATCATCGCCCGGAGATGAAGCGCGCGAAGCTGCTTCGCCTGGAGGTAGGAGGCCGCCGGCACCATCAGCCCCTGCAGAAGCCGCGCGCGCACCTGCGGGCCGTAGTCCTGCGGACGCTCGCGCAGCCAGGGCGCGTGGACGGCCGCCGCCTCCGGCGTGAAGACGAGGTTGGCGAGGTCGCCGTAGGGCTCGTGGTCGGGGATGTCCACCTCCACGACGCGGGCGCCGGCGCGCTCCAGCACTGCCCGCGCCTGCTCCAGCGCGGCGGCCACGGCGGGGTCGAGGCCGTCGTAATAGAACTGCCGCGGGATGCCCAGCCGCAGCCCCTCGACCCCCTGGCCGAGGCCGTCCACGGCGTCCGTCCGCCCGGTGATCAGCGAGAACAGCGTCGCCGCGTCCTCCGCGCTGCGGGCGAGCGGGCCGACGCAGTCCAGGCTGTCCGACAGCGGCATCACGCCGTCCATCGGCGTCGCCCCCTGCGTCGGCTTCAGCCCGACCACGCCGCACAGCGCCGCCGGAAGCCGCACCGACCCGCCGGTGTCCGACCCCAGCGAGCCGAAGGCCAACCGCGCCGCCACCGCCGCCCCGGAGCCGGAGGAGGAGCCGCCGGTGATGCGGTTGGGGTCCCAGGGGTTGCGGCAGCGCCCGAGATGGGCGTTGTGCCCGGTCGGCCCCATGGCGAATTCGGCCATGTGCAGCGTGCCGAGCGTCACCGCCCCCGCCGCGTCCAGCCGCTCCAGCACCGTGGCCGTCCGCTCCGGGCGGAAGCCGCCGCGGATCGTCGGGGAACCGCAGGTGCAGCGCTTGCCGGCGCGGTAGAACATGTCCTTGTGGGCCAGCGGCACGCCGTGCAGCGGCCCGCGCAGCCGCCCGGCCCGCGCCTCCGCGTCGGCGGCGCGGGCGGCGGCCAGCGCCTCCTCCGGCTCGACCGACAGGACGGCGTTGAGCGTCGGATTCAGCCGGGCGATGCGGTCGAGGCAGGCGTCGGCCAGGGCCTCCGCCCGCAGCGCGCCGTCGCGGACCGCCCTCGCGGCCTCCGTCAGGGTCAGCGATGTGGGATCGGTCATGCCCGCTCCCCGGCACTGGTTCCGGCGGCACCGGTTCCGGCCGCCAGCGCGGCGTGGGCGCCCAGCGGCACGTCGAACAGCGACCCGCCGGGATGCGCCGCCGCCAGGATGCCCGGCACGGCGGCCAGCAGGCGCCCGCACAGGGCGGCGTCCGCGTCGTCCAGGGTCACCTCCTGAATCCTGGCCAGGGTCCGCGCGCAGGCGGCGGCATCCCCGATGAGGTTTTCCGTCATTCCTTCCCTCCCTTCCGGTGCTGTCCCCGCGCGGCTCTTCCGGCCGTTCACCGCGGGCAGGGCCTTGTATGGTCCCCTTACCCGGATCGTTGCAGCGTCATCTCATAGCGGTATCGTCCGGCCGCGTGGCTGCTGACCGCCACCTCCAGCGCGTTTCCTTCGGCGTCCAGATAATGGCGGATCACCACTAGGATCGGGGTGCCGACCTCCACCGACAGGCGGGACGCCAGGTTGGCGTCCGCCGAGGTCGCCTCGATGGATTGCACGACCTCCTCGATGCGCAGGCCATAGCGGCTTTCCAGCACCGCGTAGACCGCGACCGGAAAGGTGCCGATGGCCTGGGCCACGTCGTCGAAGGCGGCCGGCAGGAACACCTCGGTGTAGCAGAGCGGAGTCCGCTCCCCCGGCTGGCGGCGCAACGCCACCACCCGGACCCAGGGCGTGTCCGGCTGGGAGCGCAGAAGCTCCGCCGTCCGCCCCTCCACCAGGATCTTCTCCACCGCTAGCACCTCCAGCCGGGTGGAGGAGGCGTACTGCCCGATCTCCGCGAGGCTGGACAGCGTGTTGTGGAACCGCCCGTCGGGCCGGGCGGCGGTCACCACCGACCCCGAGCCCTGGCGGCGCGCGATCAGGCCGAGATCCTGGAGCCGGCGCAACGCCTCCCGCACCGTGTAGCGGCTGGCGGAGAAGCGCAGGCACAGCTCCTGCTCGGTCGGCAGCCGTTCGCCGACCCCGACCCGCCCGTCCGAGATGTCGGCGCGCAGCGCCTCCAGGATTTCCTGGAAACGCGGCCCCTCCGCGGCGGACGGGCGGACGGAGGCCGGGCGAACGGCGGTCTTCACAGCGCCCCCTGCTCGCGCAGCGCGGCGATCCGCTCCGGCCCGATGCCGATGCGGCCCAGCACCTCCTCGGTGTCGGCGCCCAGCGCCGGGGCGGTGCGGGTGGGCAGCGTCTCGCCGCCGATGCGCACCGGCCCGGTCAGCATCCGCACCCCGCTGGACCCGTCCGGATAGACGAAGTCGGCCACCCGGTCGCTGTCGCGGACGAAGGGGTTCTCCAGCGATTGCGCGATGTCGAGGACCGGGGCGGCGGGAACGGCGCCGCCGAGGATCTCCACCCACTCCGCCGTGTCGCGCTGGCCGAGCACCTCGTCCAGCAGGACGGTGAGCTGTTCGCGGTTGGCGAGCCGGTCCTTGAAGCTGCGGAAGCGTGGGTCGTTCCCCCATTCCGGCTTGCCGATCTTGTCGCAGAAGACCGGCCAGAACTTCTCCTTGTTGCACATCACGAACAGCCAGCCGTCGCGCGTCCGGTAGAGCTGCGACGGGGTCAGCGAGGGGTGCGCGGAGCGCGGCTCCCGCCCCTGGTTGTGGCCGCCGTTGAGGTACCAGGTGGCGAGGTAGGTCATGTTGTGCAGCGCCGTGTCGAACAGGCTGACGTCCACGTCCGAGCCCTTGCCGCTGGCCCGCGCCCCGACCACGCCGGAGACGAGGCCGAAGGCGGTCATCAGGCCGGTCATCATGTCGACCACCGACATGCCGAAGCGGGCGGGCGGGCCGTCCGGCTCGCCGGTCACCGACAGGTAGCCGGCCTCCGCCTGCATCAGATAGTCGTAGCCCGGCCAGGCCCGCCGCGGCCCCGTGCGCCCGTAGGCGGACAGGTGGGCGCAGACGATCTTCGGGTTGACCGCCTTCAGATGCTCGTAGGTCAGCCCCAGCTTGTCCGGCAGGTCGCCGCGCAGGTTGTCCAAAACGGCGTCGGCGTGGCGCACCAGCTCGTGCAGCACCGCCATGCCCTCGGGGTGCTTCAGGTTGAGGGTGATGCTGCGCTTGTTGCGGTTGAAGGACTGGTAGAAGTGGCTGTTGCCGGGGCCGAAGAAATGGGGGCCGACATGGCGGCCGACCTCGCCGCCCTCGGCGGGATTCTCGACCTTGATGACTTCAGCCCCGAGATCGGCCAGCAGCATGGTGCCGAACGGGCCGGCGCCGTATTGCTCCACGGCGATGACGGTGACGCCTTCGAGGGGTAGCACGCGGTGTCTCCCTGATGGGGGTGTGCGGGGTGTGTGGGGAGTGGTTGCGCTGGGCCCCCACCCAACCCTCCCCCGCTTCGCAGGGGAGGGCTTTTGTCCTCACACCGGATTCTGCTCGATCAGCCGCTTGGCGATGATGATGCGCTGGATCTCGTTGGTGCCCTCGCCGATGCACAGCAGGGGGGCGTCGCGGTAGAGCCGCTCCACCACGAACTCCTTGGAGTAGCCGTAGCCGCCGTGGATGCGCATGGCGTCCAGGGAATTTTCCACCGCCGCCTCGGAGGCGAAGAGCTTGGCCATGCCGGCCTCGTAGTCGCAGCGCTCGCCGCGGTCGAGCGCCTTGGCCGCCTGCTGGACGAGCAGCCGCGCCGCCGAGACGCGGGTCGCCATGTCGGCCAGCTTCATCGCCACGGCCTGATGCTCGTGGATCGGCTTGCCGAAGGTCTTGCGCTGCTGGCTGTACTTGACGGATTCGTCCAGCGCCGCCTGGGCGACGCCGACGCCGCGCGCCGCCACGTTGACGCGGCCCAGCTCCAGGCCGGAGATGGCGCAGGCCATGCCGCGGCCCTCGACCCCGCCGATCAGCCGGTCGGCCGGGACGCGGTAGTCCTCGAAGACCAGCTCGGCGGAATCGATGCCCTTGTAGCCCAGCTTCTCCAGCTTGCGGCTGACCTGGAAGCCCGGCCCCTTCTCGGCCAGGAACATCGTCATGCCCTTGTGGCGGGGCTGCGCCGTCGGGTCGGTCTTGACCAGCAGGGCGAAGCAGCTTCCCTGGATGCCGTTGGTGATCCAGGTCTTCGAGCCGTTGATGACGTAGTCGTCGCCGTCGCGCTTGGCCACCGTGCGGATGGCCTGGAGGTCGGTGCCGCAGTCCGGCTCGGTCAAAGCGAGGCCGCCGCGCAGCTCGCCAGTGGCGAAGCGCGGCAGGAAGGCGGCCTTCTGCTCCTCCGTCCCCGTCTTGGTGACGATGAAGGCCATGATGAGGTGGGAGTTGATGATGCCGGACAGCGACATCCACACCGAGGAGATGCGCTCGATCATCTTGGCGTAGGTGGAGGGGCGCAGGCCCAGCCCGCCATACTCCTCGGGGATCGTCGCCCCGAACAGGCCCAGCTCCTTCATCCGCTCGACGATCTCGTCGGGGTAGGCGTCGTCATGCTCCAGCTTCAGGGCGACCGGACGGACGTGGCGGTCGAGGAAGCGGTCCACGCTGTCGAGGATCAGGCGCTCCTGCTCGTCGCGTTCCGCATCGGTCATGCTGGCGGTGGTGTCGCTCATGGCGTGTTTCCCGGATTAATGGTCAGCGGACGGACGGCGACAGCACGGACAGCGAGTCCGCCGCGCGCGGGCTGGCGTCGAGGCCGAGGACAGCGTCGGCAATGCGCGACGCGGCGGTCTCGTTCACGGCCATGGCGGCGTTGCCGCGGTACTTGTCCACGATCTCGGCGTTGGACAGCGGACGATCGGCGGCGCCGCGGTTGATGTGCTCGCGGTGGCGCAGCTCCCGCCCGTCGTCGAGCGTGATGACCAGCTCGCCCGAATAGGCCTTGGGGAAGGGCGAGTCGGGGTCGTGGCGGTAGGACACCTTCGACGCGATGTCGAGGATCGCCGCGTCGCCCAGCGCGTCGTTCTCCAGCTCCGCCAGGGTCAGGCGCCCGCGCACCAGCGCGGCGGCGACCAGGAAGGGCACGCTGAACTGCGCGTCGTAGGAATTGGAGGGCCGCTTCTTGTTGGCCTCCGGCTCGCAGACGGTCTTGACCACCTGCTCGGGCACCAGCGCCTCGATGCGGCGGATGCGCGCGAGGTCGAGGCCGTCGCGGCGCAGCTCCAGGGCGGCGTCCACGCAGGCGTGGGTGAAGTGGCAGGCCGGATAGGGCTTGATCGCCGTCGCCATCAGCTCCCACGTCTCGCCAAGGCCGGCGGTGGCGATGCCCAGCTCGGCGCGCCCGGCCTCCTTGCCGAGATAGGCGTTGAACAGGCCGAAGCGGCCCTCGTAGGGGCGGGTGACGCCGGTGAAGCCCTCGCGGGCCAGCGCCGCCGCGGTGATGCCCGCCGCCGCCGCCCAGCCGGGATGCAGGCGCTTGTTCCAGGCGCCGTCCTCCAGGAACTCCAGGCTGCCGCTCGCCATCGACAGGGCGATGCCCTGGGCGGCGGCCAGCTGCGCGCGGGTCAGGCCGAGCAGCCGGCCGGCGGCCAGCGCGCAGCCGAACACGCCGATCATGCCCGTCGG is a genomic window of Azospirillum formosense containing:
- a CDS encoding MmgE/PrpD family protein; protein product: MPATDPTSNSIAATLAAFVADTPDDAIPAEVRTRAPHHMLDAVGIALASTRYDFAHKTLTALRGLAGEGPVPVIGMPASLPARDAATVNGLLCHGLDFDDTHIGGVIHPTASVMPAVLSAAAMTGADGRSVVSAYVLGVEVAARLGAVARGGFHQVGFHPTGMIGVFGCALAAGRLLGLTRAQLAAAQGIALSMASGSLEFLEDGAWNKRLHPGWAAAAGITAAALAREGFTGVTRPYEGRFGLFNAYLGKEAGRAELGIATAGLGETWELMATAIKPYPACHFTHACVDAALELRRDGLDLARIRRIEALVPEQVVKTVCEPEANKKRPSNSYDAQFSVPFLVAAALVRGRLTLAELENDALGDAAILDIASKVSYRHDPDSPFPKAYSGELVITLDDGRELRHREHINRGAADRPLSNAEIVDKYRGNAAMAVNETAASRIADAVLGLDASPRAADSLSVLSPSVR
- a CDS encoding CoA transferase, with protein sequence MLPLEGVTVIAVEQYGAGPFGTMLLADLGAEVIKVENPAEGGEVGRHVGPHFFGPGNSHFYQSFNRNKRSITLNLKHPEGMAVLHELVRHADAVLDNLRGDLPDKLGLTYEHLKAVNPKIVCAHLSAYGRTGPRRAWPGYDYLMQAEAGYLSVTGEPDGPPARFGMSVVDMMTGLMTAFGLVSGVVGARASGKGSDVDVSLFDTALHNMTYLATWYLNGGHNQGREPRSAHPSLTPSQLYRTRDGWLFVMCNKEKFWPVFCDKIGKPEWGNDPRFRSFKDRLANREQLTVLLDEVLGQRDTAEWVEILGGAVPAAPVLDIAQSLENPFVRDSDRVADFVYPDGSSGVRMLTGPVRIGGETLPTRTAPALGADTEEVLGRIGIGPERIAALREQGAL
- a CDS encoding amidase, giving the protein MTDPTSLTLTEAARAVRDGALRAEALADACLDRIARLNPTLNAVLSVEPEEALAAARAADAEARAGRLRGPLHGVPLAHKDMFYRAGKRCTCGSPTIRGGFRPERTATVLERLDAAGAVTLGTLHMAEFAMGPTGHNAHLGRCRNPWDPNRITGGSSSGSGAAVAARLAFGSLGSDTGGSVRLPAALCGVVGLKPTQGATPMDGVMPLSDSLDCVGPLARSAEDAATLFSLITGRTDAVDGLGQGVEGLRLGIPRQFYYDGLDPAVAAALEQARAVLERAGARVVEVDIPDHEPYGDLANLVFTPEAAAVHAPWLRERPQDYGPQVRARLLQGLMVPAASYLQAKQLRALHLRAMIDGPFARCDALFVAALRGRVPTAAQTDVGAGPAMAAVVAGVAALTRPVSYLGLPALVTPAGFDPDGMPIAMQLIGRPQAESTLLRIADAYERATGWLSRVPQTQVFS
- a CDS encoding TRAP transporter large permease; this encodes MTTIVAVVSLLFFVAAGVHIALALGVIAVGLLTFNFNIPVVLVAQMAWDSVDKYALVCIPFFIFAGNLMSRGNLALVILELVGTIIRYFRGGIALALAMSSVFFAAVNGSSVACAVALGPAAVKLMPREGYPPRFAASLVAVCGTLGLMIPPSLTFILIGSIVGLPITDLFIAGIVPGLFEAFLLGLTTLIVSRVKGYGHVGERPDWKGFGRRLPGAAGALMMPVLIIGTIYMGWFTPTEVSALAAIYAVVLVTMVYRTANLAAVWETARESVLQTVMIYGVLLGSGLLTAVLTRLGLSAELTAMLKEAQVSPFEFLLAVNLLLLVIGMFLDGVSMIVLLAPILFPMAQAVGVNPIHFAVIMTALVEVATLTPPVGLNLFVMSRITKMPLHSIVKGVLPFYGMRVVALIAINAFPALSLVLLT
- a CDS encoding acyl-CoA dehydrogenase family protein encodes the protein MSDTTASMTDAERDEQERLILDSVDRFLDRHVRPVALKLEHDDAYPDEIVERMKELGLFGATIPEEYGGLGLRPSTYAKMIERISSVWMSLSGIINSHLIMAFIVTKTGTEEQKAAFLPRFATGELRGGLALTEPDCGTDLQAIRTVAKRDGDDYVINGSKTWITNGIQGSCFALLVKTDPTAQPRHKGMTMFLAEKGPGFQVSRKLEKLGYKGIDSAELVFEDYRVPADRLIGGVEGRGMACAISGLELGRVNVAARGVGVAQAALDESVKYSQQRKTFGKPIHEHQAVAMKLADMATRVSAARLLVQQAAKALDRGERCDYEAGMAKLFASEAAVENSLDAMRIHGGYGYSKEFVVERLYRDAPLLCIGEGTNEIQRIIIAKRLIEQNPV
- a CDS encoding GntR family transcriptional regulator, with protein sequence MKTAVRPASVRPSAAEGPRFQEILEALRADISDGRVGVGERLPTEQELCLRFSASRYTVREALRRLQDLGLIARRQGSGSVVTAARPDGRFHNTLSSLAEIGQYASSTRLEVLAVEKILVEGRTAELLRSQPDTPWVRVVALRRQPGERTPLCYTEVFLPAAFDDVAQAIGTFPVAVYAVLESRYGLRIEEVVQSIEATSADANLASRLSVEVGTPILVVIRHYLDAEGNALEVAVSSHAAGRYRYEMTLQRSG
- a CDS encoding TRAP transporter small permease, with protein sequence MPGTDTLTSAATSAAPHNQATSPAADAASSPGRGLPGWWSFIEDRILLNVATILMMAAIGFMFYEASSRSLLSESHWWAEELVRFLVVWSVLLSLGVGTRHGHYIRMDLLLNMMPHRVRLAFAWLNSLIGLAFSVLLVIAGVQEVAHLQAIGMFTESNLDLPLWTVRLVLPLGGVLYGFAFVGNIILLLRGHDPDPPVEGENL